TTCGGACCAGATCCGGGCGATCGCCTTCTCGACATCGTCGGCCGGCGGTACGTACTCGTCCGGCCGGGTCCCGATGTCCGGCTCTGGCAGCCCGCTTCGGTTGATCTTCCCGTTGGGGAGTAGGGGCAGTGTGTCCAGGACCACCACCTGTACGGGCACCATGTGTTCGGGCAGCCGTTCGGCCAGGAAGGCCCGCAGTTCGCCCCCGCTTCCAGGTTCCAGGCCCGGCCCCTCGGCGTAACCCACCAGACGCAGTGCACCACCCGTCCCGGGCGAAGCCACCACCACGGCCGCCTCGACCTCCGGATGCGAGTGCAACACCACCTCGATCTCGCCCGGTTCCACCCGGAAACCCCTGATCTTGACCTGCTGATCGACACGCCCCACGAACTCCAGCGTCCCGTCCGGCAGCCACCGCGCCAGATCACCCGTCCGGTACAACCGCGCACCCGGAACCCCGGAGAAACAGTCCGGCACGAACTTCTCCGCCGTCAGCCCCGGACGCGCCCAATAGCCCACCGCCACACCAGGACCACCCAGCCACAGCTCACCCGGCACACCCACCGGCGCCAGCCACCCGAACCGGTCCACCACCCACGCCTGCGTATTCGCGATCGGCGGACCAATACGACCCGGTGTGACCGATCCCGCCACCAGCGGCATACACGTCGAGGTCGTGGTGACCTCGGTGGGACCGTAACAATTGTAGAAACGCGCCCCGCCGGCCCCGATAGCACGCTCCACCATCACCGGATTGAGCGCCTCACCACCCACATGCACCCGCTCCAAGGTGGCAAAAGCGTCAGGGACCGCCGATACCGTCGCGTTGAACAGTGCCGACACGGCTCCAAGGACGGTCACGCCCTCCGAGCGGATCAGATCGCGCAGGCTCTCCGGAGCCGTCACCACTTCCGGTGGAATGATCACCACCCGGCCACCGTTCAGCAGCGGTCCCCACACCTCGAACGTCAGAGGATCGAACGACGCCGAAGCAAGCTGCGCCATCACTGACGACTCGGACAGCGGAAGATAATCGGCCTCACATACCAGGCGCACCACCCCCGCGTGCGGCACCACCGCGCCTTTCGGCCGGCCCGTCGAACCCGACGTATACATCAGACACGCCGGCCTGAGACCAGAACCACCGCCAACACCCCCACCGACACCGCCGGATGTGAGAGGGACAGGCCGCACCTGACTGATGTCGATGGTGGTCCGGCCGTCCAGCGGCAGACGGTCGAACAGATACTCATGCCCCACCACCACCCGCGCCCCGGAATCCTCCAGCATGAACGCCAGCCGCTCCCGCGGATACTCCGGATCCAGCGCCACATACGCCGCCCCCGCCCGCAACACACCCAACATCCCCACCACAAGATCCGCCGAACGCTCCACACACAACCCCACCACCCCACCACGCCCCACACCCACAGCCCGCAACGCCGCAGCCACCCCATCAGCCCGCGCCACCAACTCCCCATACGACACAGACACACCACGATCCCGCACCGCCACCGCACCCGGCCGCTCCAACGCCCGCGCCACCACCCCCTCATCCACCGAATCCCACACCAGATCCGCGGCCGTCGAATTCCACGAGGAAAACGCCCGCCGCTCCTCATCGGAAAGGACATCAATGGTGTCCACCCGACGATAAGGATCCTCAGCCAGGGCCCGCAGCAACCGCAGATAGCAGTCCCGGTAGCCACGCACCTGCTCGCCGGTGAACTCGGCCGTGTGGTAATCGATGACGTGAACGAGCCCGTCGGCCCCTGGTTCACGCATGAACCCGCACGCGAAAGGCCAGTTGGTCGGCTCGGACCGCGCGGTCATGTAGGAGCCGTCCGCCGCGCTCACGATCCCGACCTCGCCCGCCTCCAGCGCCTCGGCCAGTACATGGAAGTGGTTGTAGATGAAGTGCGTCTCGTACAGCTGGGCTCCGCCGGCCAGCGCCCTGATCTCGGTGTGCGGGAACCGTCGGTGCGGAAGGATCTCCGTGTCCCGGGCGAAAACCGCGCGGATGACATCCGCCATCGTGCCTTCCACCGGGACAGAGAAAGGAACCGAATTCAGGAAAAGACCCCGCGTGTCGGTCCCTCCCTCACCCTCCAACCGGCCATTGACCAAGAGCCCGGTAGTCGGACTACGGTGCCCGGTCAACTTGGACATCACCGCCAGATGAGCGCCAAGCAGCACAGACTTCAACGGCAGACCAAGCCGACGGGTGACGTCCACCAGCCCTTCGTACACAGCAGGATCCAGCCGAGTCTCAAGCGAGCCGAAGCCACTCCCCTCCTCCGGCGAGACCCGTTCCCCGTCTCCGACATCGCCGACCGGAACCGGGGCGCCTCCGCGCTCCGCCGGCGGCAACCGGGGAAGCCGGAGCGCCTCCCAGTCGCATATCGCTTCCTCCCAGAACGCCCGTGAAGCAGCGCTACGGGCATCCGCCCGCTCCAACGCCACGAACTCCCGGAACCGGGAAACCGGAGCGGACTCCCGCGCGGCCTCCGGATCCTCCAGCAGCAGCGCATAGCGACCGATAATCTCACCGATCGTGGAATTCAGGCTCCAGCCGTCCAGAATCGCGTGATGCTCGACAAGCGTCCACTGGAACTCCCCGTCATCCACTACATGAATGAAGAACCTCAGCAGGCCGGGAACATTCACATCGAAGGGTATTCCGCGCTCCCTTCTCACGCACTCGGCGACCAACGCCGACCGTTCCGCCTCCGCCAGCTCACGGACATCCTCAACCACGACCGAAAGCTCAGCCATCTCATGGACAACCTGGAGCAAATCGTCGTAACCACTCAGGTGGAAAGAGGTACGCAAGATTTCATGACGAAGGACCACATCGTCCACAGCACGACGGAACAGGGACTCGTCGAAACGGGCCCGCATCCCAAAACTGTCCACATTGAGATAAGGGCTGATCCGGGAATCGGCCTCCATCTCGTAGATCATTCCCATCTGAAGCGCGGTCATCGGATAGGCGTCGACCGCGTCCGCGGGCATCCTTTCCCGGTCCCCGGTGGAGACCATCGAGAACGGTTTCAACTCCTGGGCTCGGGACTCGTGCGAGGTGCACAGCGGCGCCAGTCGCTCTACCGTCCTGTGCTGGAAGAGACTCTGAAGGTCAAAGGTCAGCCCGCGACTACGTGCGGCCGCCAGCACCTGAACACTTCGGATCGAGTCACCACCCAGATCGAAGAAGTTTTCACGCACCCCCACGCGATTCACACCGAGCACCTCGCACCACACATCGGCAAGGATCTTCTCCTGCTCCGACGACGGCGCCAGATACTCCTCACGCGTTTCCGCGTGTGCGAACTCCGCGGAAGGCAGCCGAGCCAGATCGGCTTTGCCGTTGGCGTTGAGCGGAATCTCGTCGATCAGGATGATCAGCGCCGGAACCATGTAGGACGGGAGCCGCGCGGCCAGATGGTCGCGCAGGTCATTGACTGATGTCTCAGCTCCCGCAGCGGGAACGCAGTAGGCCACGAGCCGAGGAGTGTCCTCGTCGCGGGTCACGGTCACCACGCTGGAATCGACCTGCGGATGAGCACCAAGGACGGCTTCCACCTCGCCCGTCTCCACCCGGAACCCTCGTATCTTGACCTGCTGATCGGCGCGGCCCACGTACTCGAGTTCGCCGCTGGGCAGCCAGCGCGCCAGGTCTCCGGAGGCATAGGTGACTCCGGCCCGGGAATTCTCAGGATCGATGGGAAGAAAGCGCTCAGCGGTCAGCTCCGGCCGGTTCAGGTAGCCGGCCGCCACCCCGGCGCCGGAGATGTGCATCTCCCCGGCGACACCGATCGGCTGTTCCCGCCCGTCAGGACCGAGCACACGGATGCTGTATCCGGGCAGCGGGACACCGATAGGGCTGACGCTGTCGTCCAACGCTTCGGGGGTGAGCGTCTTGACAGTGGCATGCACCGTCACCTCGGTGATACCGAACATGTTGATCAGCTCAGGAGCACCAACCTGGTGCCGCTCCCACCAACGGCGGACCGCCGAGAGATCGACAGCCTCGCCCCCGAAAATTACCTTGCGCAGAGCCAGCGGTGCGGGTATTTGGGCGTCCGCCTCTTCGAACCTGCCGAAGGCGGTTGGTGTCACATTGAGGACGGTGACGCCGGCCTCCGAAACAAGCCGATGAAATCCGGCGGGATCCCTGGCCAATTCCGGAGGAACCACGACGAGGCACCCTCCGTTCGCGAGCGCGCCCCAGGTCTCCCACACGGAAAAGTCGAAGGACGCCGAGTGAAACAGTGACCAGACATCTTCGGGGCCGAA
The nucleotide sequence above comes from Streptomyces sp. NBC_01716. Encoded proteins:
- a CDS encoding non-ribosomal peptide synthetase, whose product is MKAYEASVGSFVPSVGPVPGGGVGAGVVSFGQERLWFLDELVGGGALYNAPFVVRVRGCDVGVLGGAVQGLVDRHEALRSGVRTVGGRPVSVVAGVGVEVSWSVVSVGGEGEAWDVVREGVCGSFDLSVPPLVRGGFVEFGGVGEGLLWLVFHHAVCDGWSLGVLQEELREFYAAGVEGREVVLPEVSLSFGDFAVWERERLSGGVLDEGVGWWRGYLEGAPGVLSLPGDRVRPAVQSYVGDMVVFDVPGGLVDGVRGVARECRSTVFHVLMAAFDVVVGRWSRQEDVVVGVPGAGRSGAAALDRVVGFFANMLPVRVDLGGDPSFVELVRRVRGSAVAAQGHEEVPFSSLVDALVPERESSWSPLVQVTFSVNPVERRRWEWGGGAEGEVGSVHTGTAKFDLGMLVFDAGADGMWGEVEFASDLFNASTVRRFVDQWLAVLGEVTADPRVRLSELRGMPAAEVELLRSWSRGGGGDLVWDSVDEGVVARALERPGAVAVRDRGVSVSYGELVARADGVAAALRAVGVGRGGVVGLCVERSADLVVGMLGVLRAGAAYVALDPEYPRERLAFMLEDSGARVVVGHEYLFDRLPLDGRTTIDISQTRPVALTPDTANAIGRNLERGDDLAYLIYTSGSTGRPKGVAVRHRNLGSLMAIGRRCFDFGPEDVWSLFHSASFDFSVWETWGALANGGCLVVVPPELARDPAGFHRLVSEAGVTVLNVTPTAFGRFEEADAQIPAPLALRKVIFGGEAVDLSAVRRWWERHQVGAPELINMFGITEVTVHATVKTLTPEALDDSVSPIGVPLPGYSIRVLGPDGREQPIGVAGEMHISGAGVAAGYLNRPELTAERFLPIDPENSRAGVTYASGDLARWLPSGELEYVGRADQQVKIRGFRVETGEVEAVLGAHPQVDSSVVTVTRDEDTPRLVAYCVPAAGAETSVNDLRDHLAARLPSYMVPALIILIDEIPLNANGKADLARLPSAEFAHAETREEYLAPSSEQEKILADVWCEVLGVNRVGVRENFFDLGGDSIRSVQVLAAARSRGLTFDLQSLFQHRTVERLAPLCTSHESRAQELKPFSMVSTGDRERMPADAVDAYPMTALQMGMIYEMEADSRISPYLNVDSFGMRARFDESLFRRAVDDVVLRHEILRTSFHLSGYDDLLQVVHEMAELSVVVEDVRELAEAERSALVAECVRRERGIPFDVNVPGLLRFFIHVVDDGEFQWTLVEHHAILDGWSLNSTIGEIIGRYALLLEDPEAARESAPVSRFREFVALERADARSAASRAFWEEAICDWEALRLPRLPPAERGGAPVPVGDVGDGERVSPEEGSGFGSLETRLDPAVYEGLVDVTRRLGLPLKSVLLGAHLAVMSKLTGHRSPTTGLLVNGRLEGEGGTDTRGLFLNSVPFSVPVEGTMADVIRAVFARDTEILPHRRFPHTEIRALAGGAQLYETHFIYNHFHVLAEALEAGEVGIVSAADGSYMTARSEPTNWPFACGFMREPGADGLVHVIDYHTAEFTGEQVRGYRDCYLRLLRALAEDPYRRVDTIDVLSDEERRAFSSWNSTAADLVWDSVDEGVVARALERPGAVAVRDRGVSVSYGELVARADGVAAALRAVGVGRGGVVGLCVERSADLVVGMLGVLRAGAAYVALDPEYPRERLAFMLEDSGARVVVGHEYLFDRLPLDGRTTIDISQVRPVPLTSGGVGGGVGGGSGLRPACLMYTSGSTGRPKGAVVPHAGVVRLVCEADYLPLSESSVMAQLASASFDPLTFEVWGPLLNGGRVVIIPPEVVTAPESLRDLIRSEGVTVLGAVSALFNATVSAVPDAFATLERVHVGGEALNPVMVERAIGAGGARFYNCYGPTEVTTTSTCMPLVAGSVTPGRIGPPIANTQAWVVDRFGWLAPVGVPGELWLGGPGVAVGYWARPGLTAEKFVPDCFSGVPGARLYRTGDLARWLPDGTLEFVGRVDQQVKIRGFRVEPGEIEVVLHSHPEVEAAVVVASPGTGGALRLVGYAEGPGLEPGSGGELRAFLAERLPEHMVPVQVVVLDTLPLLPNGKINRSGLPEPDIGTRPDEYVPPADDVEKAIARIWSETLGTERVSTTDNFFDLGGHSLHAIRVTTRLNADLGVGIAVQDVLACPGLAVLAAHVRQLQADSEDIGQLLAELDQLSDSDAVRLLEEEQ